A single window of Chromatiales bacterium DNA harbors:
- a CDS encoding class I SAM-dependent methyltransferase: MTALVLRCEDPARQAQAAALAGRLGIPLDDDAAAGLALVYTRERLELRALGPDAPGPVYVDFVEGRARHRRLYGGGRGQPLARAAGLKKGQTPSVVDATAGLGRDAFVLATLGCRVTLVERSPVIAALLRDGLERAAADAELGAWIGERMILVEGDAADWLHGLSPAEAPDTVYLDPMYPHRDKSALVKKEMRLFRELVGEDGDAAEILASALGKARQRVVVKRPKGAPSLEGPPPSAAIESRNTRYDLYVVPRAAPANTA, encoded by the coding sequence ATGACCGCACTCGTGCTGCGCTGCGAAGACCCGGCCCGTCAGGCACAGGCCGCCGCCCTGGCCGGGCGGCTCGGCATCCCGCTGGACGATGACGCGGCCGCCGGGCTGGCCCTGGTCTACACCCGCGAACGCCTGGAGTTGCGCGCCCTCGGCCCGGATGCCCCGGGGCCCGTGTATGTGGACTTCGTCGAGGGCCGTGCGCGCCATCGCCGGCTCTACGGCGGCGGACGCGGCCAGCCCCTGGCCCGGGCGGCCGGCCTGAAGAAGGGACAGACGCCCTCGGTGGTGGATGCCACGGCAGGACTCGGACGCGACGCCTTCGTACTGGCCACACTGGGCTGTCGCGTCACGCTCGTCGAGCGCAGCCCGGTGATCGCCGCCCTGTTGCGCGACGGCCTGGAACGCGCCGCCGCCGATGCGGAACTGGGTGCCTGGATCGGCGAGCGCATGATCCTGGTGGAGGGCGATGCCGCCGACTGGCTGCACGGCCTCTCCCCTGCCGAGGCGCCGGATACGGTCTACCTGGACCCCATGTACCCGCACCGCGACAAGAGTGCCCTGGTGAAGAAGGAGATGCGCCTGTTTCGCGAGCTGGTCGGCGAAGACGGCGATGCGGCGGAGATCCTCGCCAGCGCCCTGGGAAAGGCCCGTCAGCGCGTCGTGGTCAAGCGCCCGAAGGGCGCACCCAGCCTGGAGGGGCCGCCGCCCTCGGCCGCCATCGAGAGCAGGAACACGCGCTACGACCTGTACGTCGTGCCGCGCGCGGCACCTGCGAACACTGCCTAG
- a CDS encoding SlyX family protein, producing MTTEDRLAELEIAFAHHEATVEQLNQALIGQQAVIDALSLEVQQLRDRVRAITPSNIASEAEETPPPHY from the coding sequence ATGACCACCGAAGACCGCCTGGCGGAACTGGAGATCGCCTTCGCCCACCACGAGGCCACCGTGGAACAGCTGAACCAGGCGTTGATCGGCCAGCAGGCCGTGATCGACGCCCTCTCGCTGGAGGTTCAGCAACTGCGCGACCGGGTGCGCGCCATCACCCCGTCGAACATCGCCAGCGAGGCGGAAGAGACCCCGCCACCCCATTACTGA
- a CDS encoding EAL domain-containing protein, whose protein sequence is MKLPLADRRRTRSQTLTPAVAALWIGLFYAVIGGLWILFSDRLVGAIATDARMLTELQTLKGWFYVALTAALLSLLVYHYGRHLFAQNQALQEHQEALARLNRGYRMLSAINGSIVRIRERDELAGEACRICVELGGFDFAWLAVPEADGRGFATVARAGDDRGWLGRAMRARMVHRPDSALTRLIRERRAFVATDLSDEALCDTWCTWASSCGFRALAAFPVSAEDRLSAVMVLLSRDPSAFDDAELRLLDEMSNDVGLGLDVISKAQRLDYLARHDPVTQLPNESYLRDRIDQAIAHHRPGDSVGLMVINVQGFRRINDLHGHGVGDEVLRAVADTLGNRLRPGDTLARLGSHEFAVMAPELADLDQLYVLTREVMDVFPLKLVLNDETLEVSAGAGVASCPQDAETADELVRAAMLTVNARGHASNDVVHFYSVEEDRAYAERMLLEQALRDAVRDRGFELYYQPVVELQTGLLRGAEALLRWRSPSLGNVPPGRFIPVAEESGLIGEIGLWTVEQAWWQAQAWRGEGLPELQIAVNVSARQLDSSAFVQQMRVLANQSHETAAGIALEITETSLLADPVRANELLSELREHGFRIYLDDFGTGYSTLEYLASLNIDALKIDRSFVSRLGEDETYGLLVNTMLSMAEALGLSVIAEGVETRQQAELLREAGCELAQGFYFARPRSAQVLESLLREFAPAAPYIQPST, encoded by the coding sequence ATGAAATTACCGCTCGCAGACCGACGGCGCACACGGTCCCAGACCCTGACGCCGGCCGTTGCCGCCCTCTGGATCGGCCTTTTCTACGCCGTTATCGGTGGCCTGTGGATACTCTTTTCCGATCGGCTGGTCGGGGCGATTGCCACCGATGCGCGCATGCTCACGGAACTGCAGACGCTGAAGGGGTGGTTTTATGTCGCTCTCACTGCCGCCTTGCTGTCTCTCCTCGTTTATCACTATGGCCGTCATCTCTTCGCCCAGAATCAGGCCTTGCAGGAGCACCAGGAGGCCCTGGCCCGGCTCAATCGCGGCTATCGCATGCTCAGTGCAATCAACGGCAGCATCGTGCGCATACGCGAGCGCGACGAACTGGCCGGGGAGGCCTGTCGCATCTGTGTTGAACTGGGCGGCTTCGACTTTGCCTGGCTGGCAGTGCCCGAGGCCGACGGCCGTGGCTTTGCAACGGTGGCGCGGGCCGGCGACGACCGCGGCTGGCTGGGGCGCGCCATGCGGGCGCGCATGGTGCACCGGCCCGACTCGGCCCTGACACGGCTCATCAGGGAACGCCGCGCCTTCGTGGCCACCGACCTGTCGGATGAGGCACTCTGCGATACCTGGTGTACCTGGGCGTCGAGTTGCGGATTTCGAGCCCTGGCGGCCTTTCCGGTCAGTGCCGAAGACCGGCTCTCGGCCGTGATGGTACTGCTCTCGCGCGACCCGTCTGCCTTCGATGATGCCGAGTTACGGCTGCTCGACGAGATGTCGAACGACGTGGGACTGGGGCTGGACGTTATCAGCAAGGCGCAACGTCTGGACTACCTTGCCCGACATGATCCGGTGACCCAGCTGCCCAACGAGAGCTATCTGCGTGATCGTATCGACCAGGCCATTGCCCACCATCGGCCCGGTGATTCGGTGGGGTTGATGGTAATCAATGTGCAGGGATTTCGCCGCATCAATGACCTGCATGGCCATGGCGTGGGTGACGAGGTGTTGCGCGCGGTGGCAGATACACTGGGCAACCGGCTGCGCCCCGGAGATACCCTGGCGCGACTGGGTAGCCACGAGTTTGCCGTGATGGCGCCCGAACTGGCAGACCTGGACCAGCTCTATGTGTTGACCCGGGAGGTCATGGACGTGTTCCCACTCAAGCTGGTGCTCAACGATGAGACGTTGGAGGTCAGTGCCGGTGCAGGAGTCGCCTCCTGTCCACAGGACGCGGAGACGGCGGATGAGCTGGTGCGCGCGGCCATGCTCACGGTCAATGCCCGCGGGCATGCCAGCAATGACGTCGTGCACTTTTACTCGGTGGAGGAGGATCGCGCCTACGCCGAGCGCATGCTCCTGGAGCAGGCGCTGCGCGATGCCGTGCGCGATCGGGGTTTCGAGCTCTACTATCAACCGGTGGTGGAGCTGCAAACGGGCCTGTTGCGTGGTGCCGAGGCCTTGCTGCGCTGGCGCTCGCCGTCGCTGGGCAATGTGCCCCCCGGTCGCTTCATCCCCGTCGCCGAGGAGAGCGGGTTGATCGGCGAAATCGGTTTGTGGACGGTGGAACAGGCCTGGTGGCAGGCCCAGGCATGGCGTGGCGAGGGGCTCCCCGAACTGCAGATCGCCGTGAATGTCTCGGCACGCCAGCTCGACAGCTCGGCCTTCGTGCAGCAGATGCGCGTGCTGGCGAACCAGTCGCACGAGACCGCCGCCGGTATCGCCCTGGAGATCACCGAGACCAGCCTGCTGGCTGATCCCGTGCGGGCCAACGAGTTGCTGAGCGAATTGCGCGAGCACGGCTTTCGCATCTATCTCGACGACTTCGGTACCGGCTACTCGACGCTGGAGTACCTGGCAAGCCTCAACATCGATGCCCTCAAGATCGATCGCAGCTTTGTCTCACGGCTGGGAGAGGATGAGACCTACGGGCTGCTGGTCAACACGATGTTGTCCATGGCCGAGGCACTGGGTTTGAGTGTCATTGCCGAAGGGGTGGAGACCCGGCAGCAGGCCGAACTCCTCAGGGAGGCGGGCTGCGAGCTGGCGCAGGGATTCTATTTCGCCCGTCCGCGCTCGGCCCAGGTGCTGGAATCCCTGCTGCGCGAGTTCGCACCGGCCGCGCCATATATCCAGCCATCGACATGA
- a CDS encoding 2-hydroxyacid dehydrogenase, with product MTQAVFLDLDSLTRDDIDLAPLEAAVPGWRLHEQTGPQEVLARVRDARIVVSNKVVLDAATLGRARSLELICVAATGTNNVDLAAAAEHGITVCNVRDYGTPSVAEHVFALMLSLRRRLLDYRLALGRGEWQRSSQFCLLDYPMAELQGATLGIVGHGVLGQAVARLGEAFGMRVRVAERPGETPRPGRIPLEDLLAEADVLSLHCPLTETTRNLIDAAALARMKPGALLINTARGGIVDETALLDALRSGHLGGAGIDVLATEPPTGPHPLLEADLPQLIVTPHVAWASREARQRLLDQIADNIRAFRAGTPRNVVTAAD from the coding sequence ATGACCCAGGCCGTATTTCTCGACCTCGACAGCCTGACGCGCGACGATATCGATCTCGCGCCACTCGAGGCCGCCGTGCCCGGCTGGCGCCTGCATGAGCAGACCGGCCCGCAGGAGGTGCTGGCCCGCGTGCGCGACGCCCGCATCGTGGTGAGCAACAAGGTCGTGCTCGATGCCGCCACCCTCGGCCGGGCGCGCTCGCTGGAACTGATCTGCGTGGCCGCCACCGGCACCAACAACGTGGACCTGGCCGCAGCCGCAGAACACGGTATCACCGTCTGCAACGTGCGCGACTACGGGACGCCCTCGGTGGCCGAGCACGTGTTCGCGCTGATGCTTTCCCTGCGCCGGCGATTGCTGGACTATCGCCTGGCGCTCGGCCGGGGCGAATGGCAGCGTTCCTCGCAGTTCTGTCTGCTGGACTATCCCATGGCAGAACTGCAGGGCGCGACACTGGGCATCGTCGGGCATGGCGTACTGGGCCAAGCCGTGGCACGTCTCGGCGAGGCCTTCGGCATGCGCGTGCGCGTGGCCGAGCGGCCGGGTGAGACGCCCCGCCCGGGTCGCATCCCGCTGGAGGATCTGCTGGCCGAGGCCGACGTGCTGAGCCTGCATTGCCCGCTCACCGAGACCACGCGCAACCTCATCGATGCCGCTGCCCTGGCGCGGATGAAGCCCGGCGCCCTGCTGATCAATACGGCACGCGGCGGCATCGTGGACGAGACGGCCCTGCTCGACGCCCTGCGCTCCGGGCACCTGGGGGGTGCCGGCATCGACGTGCTGGCGACCGAACCCCCGACCGGGCCGCATCCGCTGCTCGAGGCCGACCTGCCCCAGCTCATCGTCACGCCACACGTGGCCTGGGCGAGCCGCGAGGCCCGCCAGCGCCTGCTGGACCAGATCGCGGACAACATCCGCGCCTTCCGGGCCGGCACCCCACGCAACGTCGTCACAGCTGCAGACTGA
- a CDS encoding alanine--glyoxylate aminotransferase family protein — translation MTAHSFHPPVRTLMGPGPSDVNPRILEAMSRPTIGHLDPVFVGMMEEMKSLLQYAFQTKNELTLPVSAPGSAGMETCFVNLVEPGDEVIICQNGVFGGRMKENVERCGGKAIMVEDDWGKPVDLNKLEAALKANPGAGIVAFVHAETSTGAQSDAEAIARLAHAHDCLVIADTVTSLGGTPLKVDEWGIDAIYSGTQKCLSCVPGLSPVSFGERAVERIKGRKTKVQSWFLDLNLVMGYWGGGAKRAYHHTAPINTLYALHEALVLLQEEGLENAWARHRKNHEALKAGVEAMGLSFFVEEAHRLPQLNAITVPDGVDEAAVRSALLKEYSLEIGAGLGPMAGKIWRVGLMGFASNPKNVLFCLGALDSVLGGMGADIDSGKAVAAARAVYGA, via the coding sequence ATGACTGCACACTCCTTCCATCCCCCGGTCCGCACCCTGATGGGCCCCGGCCCCTCCGACGTCAATCCCCGCATCCTGGAGGCCATGTCGCGACCGACCATCGGTCACCTCGATCCGGTATTCGTCGGCATGATGGAAGAGATGAAGTCGCTGCTGCAATACGCCTTCCAGACGAAGAACGAGCTCACCCTGCCCGTTTCTGCCCCCGGTTCGGCCGGCATGGAGACCTGTTTCGTGAACCTGGTCGAACCCGGCGACGAGGTCATCATCTGCCAGAACGGCGTGTTCGGCGGACGCATGAAGGAAAACGTCGAGCGCTGTGGCGGCAAGGCCATCATGGTCGAGGACGACTGGGGCAAGCCGGTGGACCTCAACAAACTGGAGGCCGCCCTCAAGGCCAACCCCGGGGCCGGCATCGTCGCCTTCGTGCACGCCGAGACCTCGACCGGCGCGCAGTCCGATGCCGAGGCCATCGCCAGACTGGCCCACGCCCACGACTGCCTGGTGATCGCCGACACCGTGACCTCGCTGGGCGGCACCCCGCTCAAGGTCGACGAATGGGGCATCGACGCCATCTACTCCGGCACCCAGAAGTGCCTGTCCTGCGTGCCCGGCCTGTCGCCGGTCTCCTTCGGCGAACGCGCCGTGGAACGCATCAAGGGCCGCAAGACGAAGGTCCAGAGCTGGTTCCTCGACCTCAACCTGGTGATGGGCTACTGGGGTGGCGGCGCCAAGCGCGCCTATCACCACACCGCGCCCATCAACACCCTCTACGCCCTGCACGAGGCCCTGGTGCTGCTGCAGGAGGAAGGCCTGGAAAACGCCTGGGCACGCCACCGCAAGAACCACGAGGCCCTCAAGGCCGGTGTCGAGGCCATGGGCCTGTCCTTCTTCGTCGAGGAGGCCCATCGCCTGCCGCAGCTCAACGCCATCACCGTGCCGGACGGGGTCGACGAGGCCGCCGTGCGCAGCGCCCTGCTGAAGGAATACAGCCTGGAGATCGGTGCCGGCCTGGGCCCGATGGCGGGCAAGATCTGGCGCGTCGGCCTGATGGGCTTTGCCAGCAACCCGAAGAACGTGCTGTTCTGCCTGGGGGCGCTGGACAGCGTGCTCGGCGGCATGGGTGCCGACATCGACAGCGGCAAGGCGGTGGCCGCCGCACGGGCCGTCTACGGCGCCTGA
- a CDS encoding ubiquinol-cytochrome C reductase, iron-sulfur subunit: protein MQMIDSVNDNPTRSALRGAIKLLLLIGLLAVAYAFTRSLPGPEPGGGTAGHRVDLAGLPEGAVQRIEWAGRRYLVLHRSPAMLATLEAGTGPALADPGSRRSRQPVEVEGGLRSLSARYLVVLDYDTALNCPLDLVPPAAPDADGWPGGLRDRCAGSRYDYAGRVLAGERAPRNLGVPAHRLSGDTLILLAE from the coding sequence ATGCAGATGATCGATTCTGTAAACGACAACCCCACCCGCAGTGCCCTGCGCGGTGCGATCAAGCTGCTGCTGCTGATCGGCCTGCTGGCCGTGGCCTATGCCTTCACCCGCAGCCTGCCCGGACCCGAACCGGGAGGCGGGACGGCCGGTCATCGCGTCGACCTGGCCGGGCTGCCGGAGGGGGCGGTGCAGCGCATCGAGTGGGCGGGCCGTCGTTACCTCGTGCTGCACCGTTCGCCGGCCATGCTCGCCACGCTGGAAGCGGGGACGGGACCGGCGCTGGCCGACCCCGGATCCCGTCGCAGCCGCCAGCCGGTCGAGGTCGAGGGGGGGCTGCGTTCGCTGTCGGCGCGCTATCTCGTGGTGCTCGACTACGACACCGCGCTCAACTGTCCCCTCGACCTGGTGCCGCCGGCGGCACCGGATGCCGATGGCTGGCCAGGCGGTCTGCGCGACCGCTGTGCGGGCAGTCGCTACGACTACGCGGGCCGGGTGCTGGCCGGGGAGCGTGCGCCGCGCAACCTCGGCGTGCCGGCCCATCGTCTGTCGGGCGACACGCTGATCCTGCTGGCCGAGTAG
- a CDS encoding metallophosphoesterase — MTSRLVRHFDRNTRGRDFAVGDVHGMYSMLEDLLDQVGFDPACDRLFCVGDLIDRGPESDRTLEFLAYEWFHAVQGNHERMLIESIDDPDGMHNWTTNNGGEWWLDIDAGTQAVFRKAIDALPIAMEVETEEGLVGIVHADIPAETSWHDFLELMEDDKYLQYYAVWSRNRLRRAEARGEVPRVEGLRLLLVGHTPLRQAAQMENIYYLDTAAAYWEDVDGAKLSLLQFSPGLELTAMETHGSLREY; from the coding sequence ATGACGAGCAGGCTGGTCAGGCACTTCGACAGAAACACGCGGGGTCGCGACTTCGCCGTGGGCGACGTCCACGGCATGTACAGCATGCTGGAGGACCTGCTCGACCAGGTCGGTTTCGACCCGGCATGCGACCGCCTGTTCTGCGTCGGCGACCTGATCGATCGCGGCCCCGAGTCCGACCGCACCCTGGAATTCCTGGCCTATGAATGGTTCCATGCCGTACAGGGCAACCACGAGCGCATGCTCATCGAGTCGATCGATGACCCGGACGGCATGCACAACTGGACCACGAACAACGGCGGCGAATGGTGGCTGGACATCGATGCCGGCACGCAGGCGGTGTTTCGCAAGGCCATCGATGCCCTGCCCATCGCCATGGAGGTGGAGACCGAGGAAGGCCTGGTCGGCATCGTGCATGCCGATATCCCCGCCGAGACCAGCTGGCACGACTTCCTGGAGCTGATGGAGGACGACAAGTACCTCCAGTACTACGCCGTCTGGTCGCGCAACCGGCTGCGCCGGGCCGAGGCCCGTGGCGAGGTACCACGGGTGGAGGGACTGCGGCTGCTGCTCGTCGGACATACCCCGCTGCGCCAGGCGGCACAGATGGAGAACATCTACTACCTGGACACCGCGGCCGCCTACTGGGAGGACGTGGACGGGGCCAAGCTCAGCCTGCTGCAGTTCAGTCCCGGACTCGAGCTCACTGCCATGGAGACCCATGGCAGCCTGCGCGAATACTGA
- a CDS encoding DUF423 domain-containing protein, whose protein sequence is MTHLFLFWGAVNAALAVAMGAFGAHGLKQSMEPALLAVYQTGAQYHLFHALGLLLVGVIARARGDRLLAVSGWLLLAGMVLFSGSLYLLAITGERWLGAITPFGGTAFILAWLLLAVAAWRRSPGDA, encoded by the coding sequence ATGACCCACCTGTTCCTGTTCTGGGGCGCCGTGAACGCGGCCCTCGCCGTCGCCATGGGCGCCTTCGGTGCGCACGGCCTGAAACAAAGCATGGAGCCCGCGCTGCTTGCCGTGTACCAGACCGGCGCGCAGTACCACCTCTTCCATGCCCTGGGCCTGTTGCTGGTCGGTGTCATCGCCCGCGCTCGCGGCGATCGCCTGCTCGCCGTCAGCGGCTGGCTGCTGCTGGCCGGCATGGTGCTGTTCAGCGGCAGTCTCTACCTGCTGGCCATCACCGGTGAACGCTGGCTCGGCGCCATCACCCCGTTCGGCGGCACGGCCTTCATCCTCGCCTGGCTGCTGCTGGCGGTCGCCGCGTGGCGGCGATCCCCCGGGGACGCTTGA
- a CDS encoding pyridoxamine 5'-phosphate oxidase family protein translates to MGRIYTELSQEHIDFIECQHLFFTGSAPGEGRINISPKGMDTLRVLDAHTVGYLDLTGFGAETAAHVREDGRLTFMFCSFEGRPLILRLYGRGELRRPSDDGWEALSRRFPDHPGGRQVVLLHVESVQTSCGFGVPLMDYRGEREEYGRWAAKKGEEGLLQYQRDKNQESIDGLPTGLGEAD, encoded by the coding sequence ATGGGTAGGATCTATACGGAATTAAGCCAGGAACACATTGATTTCATTGAGTGCCAGCATCTCTTCTTTACGGGCTCTGCGCCCGGTGAGGGACGAATCAACATCTCGCCCAAGGGCATGGACACCCTGCGGGTGCTCGATGCGCACACCGTGGGCTACCTGGACCTGACCGGTTTTGGTGCGGAGACGGCCGCTCACGTGCGCGAGGATGGTCGGCTGACGTTCATGTTCTGCAGCTTCGAGGGGCGCCCGCTCATTCTGCGCCTCTACGGGCGCGGCGAGCTGAGGCGGCCGTCGGATGACGGCTGGGAGGCCCTGAGCAGACGGTTTCCCGATCACCCGGGTGGCCGCCAGGTGGTGCTGCTGCACGTCGAGTCGGTGCAGACCTCCTGTGGCTTTGGCGTTCCGTTGATGGACTACCGGGGCGAGCGGGAGGAGTACGGCCGCTGGGCGGCGAAGAAGGGCGAGGAGGGACTGCTGCAGTATCAGCGTGACAAGAACCAGGAGAGCATCGACGGGCTGCCGACGGGTCTGGGCGAGGCGGACTGA
- a CDS encoding YajQ family cyclic di-GMP-binding protein, with translation MPSFDVVSEIDQHELTNAVDQVNREVGNRYDFKGSDARVEQAEHTLTLHAQSEFQLEQIMDILRQKLAKRGIDLACMDPGKVEEANNRARQVVTLREGIDQTVGKQIIKLIKDAKLKVQAQIQGEQVRVTGKKRDDLQAAIQLLREAKIEVPLQFNNFRD, from the coding sequence ATGCCGTCATTCGATGTGGTTTCCGAGATCGACCAGCACGAACTGACCAATGCCGTCGACCAGGTGAACCGCGAAGTGGGCAACCGCTACGACTTCAAGGGCAGCGACGCGCGGGTCGAGCAGGCGGAGCACACCCTGACCCTGCACGCGCAGAGCGAATTTCAGCTGGAGCAGATCATGGACATCCTGCGCCAGAAACTCGCCAAGCGCGGCATCGACCTGGCCTGCATGGATCCGGGCAAGGTGGAAGAGGCCAACAACCGCGCCCGCCAGGTGGTGACGCTCCGCGAGGGCATCGACCAGACGGTGGGCAAGCAGATCATCAAGCTGATCAAGGACGCCAAGCTCAAGGTGCAGGCCCAGATCCAGGGCGAGCAGGTGCGCGTGACCGGCAAGAAGCGTGACGACCTGCAGGCGGCCATCCAGCTCCTGCGGGAGGCGAAGATCGAGGTGCCGCTGCAGTTCAACAACTTTCGCGACTGA
- the cyaY gene encoding iron donor protein CyaY, which translates to MSHASFALHAEQTVEDLMERLEAIDALEDCDMDLIDGVFELEFADGAKLIINRQEPVEQLWLASPEGPAHFGYNGDSGEWENDKTGESLTATLERVLSQKTGQSIRL; encoded by the coding sequence ATGAGCCATGCCTCCTTTGCCCTGCACGCCGAACAGACCGTCGAGGACCTGATGGAACGCCTGGAGGCCATCGATGCCCTGGAAGACTGCGACATGGATCTGATCGACGGCGTGTTCGAGCTCGAGTTTGCCGACGGCGCCAAGCTCATCATCAATCGCCAGGAACCGGTCGAGCAGCTCTGGCTCGCCTCGCCCGAAGGCCCTGCGCACTTCGGCTACAACGGCGATTCCGGCGAGTGGGAGAACGACAAGACCGGCGAGTCGCTCACCGCCACCCTGGAGCGGGTGCTCAGCCAGAAGACAGGCCAGAGCATCCGCCTCTGA
- a CDS encoding replication-associated recombination protein A, with the protein MDLFAQDGNDFKPLADRMRPRHLDDYAGQGHLLAPGKPLRKAIEEDRLHSMVFWGPPGTGKTTLAKLIANYCGAQFLSLSAVLSGVKDIRAAIEQARLARDQQGRRTVLFVDEVHRFNKSQQDAFLPHIEDGTIFFIGATTENPSFELNNALLSRVRTYVLKSLTEEDIARIIDRALTDSEQGLGDRELTIDPAARELLAKAADGDARRALNLLEIAADLAEPGTDGAGQIGTDTIVEVTSQSLRRFDKGGDYFYDQISALHKSVRGSDPDAALYWFCRMLDGGCDPVYIARRVVRMASEDIGNADPRGLSLALDAWDTYERLGSPEGELTLAQAIVYLAVAPKSNAVYKAYNQAMSVARESGSLEVPMHIRNAPTKLMKELGHGDGYRYAHDEADGYAAGERYLPEELGDLRFYEPVERGLEIRIREKLAELRQRDRARKT; encoded by the coding sequence ATGGACCTGTTCGCACAGGACGGCAACGACTTCAAGCCGCTGGCCGATCGCATGCGGCCGCGGCACCTGGACGACTACGCCGGGCAGGGTCATCTGCTGGCCCCCGGCAAGCCGCTGCGCAAGGCGATCGAGGAGGACCGCCTGCACTCGATGGTCTTCTGGGGCCCGCCGGGCACAGGCAAGACCACGCTGGCCAAGCTCATCGCCAATTACTGCGGCGCACAGTTCCTCTCGCTCTCCGCCGTGCTCTCGGGCGTGAAGGACATCCGTGCCGCCATCGAGCAGGCGCGCCTGGCACGCGACCAGCAGGGGCGGCGCACCGTGCTCTTCGTCGACGAGGTGCATCGCTTCAACAAGTCGCAGCAGGATGCCTTCCTGCCGCATATAGAGGACGGCACCATCTTCTTCATCGGTGCCACCACCGAAAACCCCTCCTTCGAACTGAACAACGCGCTGCTCTCTCGCGTGCGCACCTACGTCCTCAAGTCGCTCACCGAGGAGGACATCGCGCGCATCATCGATCGCGCCCTGACCGACAGCGAGCAGGGTCTGGGCGATCGCGAGCTGACCATCGACCCGGCCGCGCGCGAGCTGCTGGCGAAGGCCGCGGACGGCGATGCCCGGCGCGCACTCAACCTGCTGGAGATCGCCGCGGATCTCGCCGAGCCAGGCACGGACGGGGCAGGGCAGATCGGCACCGACACCATCGTCGAGGTGACCAGCCAGAGCCTGCGCCGATTCGACAAGGGCGGCGACTACTTCTACGACCAGATCTCGGCCCTGCACAAGTCGGTGCGCGGCTCCGACCCGGATGCGGCGCTCTACTGGTTCTGCCGCATGCTGGATGGCGGCTGCGACCCGGTCTATATCGCGCGTCGCGTGGTGCGCATGGCCAGCGAGGACATCGGCAACGCCGATCCCCGCGGGCTGTCGCTCGCGCTCGATGCCTGGGATACCTACGAACGCCTGGGCAGCCCCGAGGGCGAGCTCACCCTCGCACAGGCCATCGTCTATCTCGCCGTCGCGCCCAAGAGCAATGCCGTCTACAAGGCCTACAACCAGGCCATGAGCGTGGCCCGCGAATCGGGCAGCCTGGAGGTGCCCATGCACATCCGCAACGCGCCGACGAAACTCATGAAGGAACTGGGGCACGGCGACGGCTACCGCTATGCCCACGACGAGGCAGACGGCTATGCCGCCGGGGAACGCTATCTGCCGGAGGAGCTGGGCGACCTGCGCTTTTACGAGCCGGTGGAGCGGGGGCTCGAGATCAGGATCCGGGAAAAGCTGGCCGAGCTGCGCCAGCGGGACCGGGCGAGGAAGACCTGA
- a CDS encoding Bax inhibitor-1/YccA family protein: MESRNVAYSANAEARQQALAINKVIRNTFMLLSMTLLVSTITALYAMASNAAPVNIWVMFGVFLGGPILIHFVRNSAISLPLVFLWTGFMGYILGPILNFYLSLPNGDQIVTTSLGLTALIFFGLTFYAMTTRKDFSFLSGFLTVGALVILAAILGNYFFFQMPALSLAISAGAVILISGFMLFDVSRMVNGGETNYVTMTVALFSNIYVLFLHLLNLVSAFTGND; encoded by the coding sequence ATGGAATCCCGCAACGTCGCCTACAGCGCCAATGCCGAGGCCCGTCAGCAGGCCCTGGCGATCAACAAGGTCATTCGCAATACCTTCATGCTGCTGTCGATGACCCTGCTGGTCTCGACGATCACCGCGCTCTATGCCATGGCCAGCAACGCCGCACCGGTCAACATCTGGGTGATGTTTGGCGTGTTCCTGGGCGGGCCGATCCTGATCCACTTCGTGCGTAACAGCGCCATCTCGCTGCCGCTGGTATTCCTGTGGACCGGCTTCATGGGCTATATCCTCGGCCCGATCCTCAACTTCTATCTGAGCCTGCCGAATGGCGACCAGATCGTCACCACCTCGCTGGGCCTGACCGCGCTGATCTTCTTCGGCCTCACCTTCTACGCGATGACCACGCGCAAGGACTTCAGCTTCCTCTCCGGCTTCCTGACGGTAGGCGCCCTGGTCATCCTGGCGGCGATCCTGGGCAATTACTTCTTCTTCCAGATGCCGGCCCTGTCGCTGGCCATCTCTGCCGGCGCGGTGATCCTGATCTCCGGTTTCATGCTGTTCGACGTGAGCCGCATGGTGAACGGTGGCGAGACCAACTACGTGACCATGACCGTGGCCCTGTTCTCCAACATCTACGTGCTGTTCCTGCACCTGCTCAACCTCGTCTCCGCCTTCACCGGCAACGACTGA